The Triticum aestivum cultivar Chinese Spring chromosome 3A, IWGSC CS RefSeq v2.1, whole genome shotgun sequence genome includes a region encoding these proteins:
- the LOC123060878 gene encoding MFS18 protein, which yields MEKSTKMVAVLVLAVLAAATSAEARNIKTTEAASASKDAVLQPTTFPPFDRLGSGSPGFGGLPGSSGMPGFSLPGSSGATPGFGSIGSMPFLGGSSPGLGGFGGMPGSPAAAAVDEHAKKP from the coding sequence ATGGAGAAGTCTACCAAGATGGTGGCGGTGCTCGTCCTCGCCGTGCTGGCCGCGGCGACCAGCGCCGAGGCGAGGAACATCAAGACGACGGAGGCGGCGTCCGCCAGCAAGGACGCGGTCCTGCAGCCGACGACCTTCCCGCCCTTCGATCGCCTCGGCAGCGGGTCGCCGGGGTTCGGCGGGCTCCCCGGCAGCAGCGGCATGCCGGGATTCAGCCTCCCCGGCAGCAGCGGCGCCACCCCGGGCTTCGGCAGCATCGGCAGCATGCCCTTCCTTGGCGGCAGCTCCCCCGGCCTCGGCGGCTTCGGCGGCATGCCGGGCTCCCCCGCTGCAGCTGCCGTCGACGAGCACGCCAAGAAGCCGTGA